The following proteins come from a genomic window of Lemur catta isolate mLemCat1 chromosome 4, mLemCat1.pri, whole genome shotgun sequence:
- the IL36B gene encoding interleukin-36 beta: MVWVLDGNSLIAAPLSNSVKPVFLALVACRDTEFHNEEKGNLVYLAIQGKDLCIFCAEVQGNPTLQLKEKTIMNLYQEKKAPKPFFFFHSKEGSTSVFESVSYPGWFIATSPTAGQPVTLTQKRDITTNTNFYLDPKN, encoded by the exons ATGGTGTGGGTCCTGGATGGAAATTCTTTAATAGCAGCTCCTCTTAGCAACAGTGTCAAGCCTG TCTTTCTTGCGTTAGTAGCATGTAGGGACACAGAATTCCACAATGAAGAAAAAGGTAATCTGGTTTACCTGGCAATCCAGGGCAAAGATCTCTGTATCTTCTGTGCAGAAGTTCAAGGCAACCCTACTTTGCAGCTTAAG gAGAAAACGATCATGAACCTGTACCAGGAGAAGAAAGCACcgaagccttttttctttttccacagtAAAGAGGGCTCCACCTCTGTCTTTGAGTCAGTCTCCTACCCTGGCTGGTTCATAGCCACCTCCCCCACGGCAGGACAGCCCGTCACTCTCACCCAGAAGCGGGACATAACTACCAACACTAACTTCTACTTAGATCCTAAAAATTAA